The Leptotrichia sp. oral taxon 215 str. W9775 genome includes a region encoding these proteins:
- a CDS encoding PEP/pyruvate-binding domain-containing protein: protein MKYIYNIEKTKDYTEKIDFEKKIGKKAQNLLELAVQGFNVPKFSVVTNKYFREVILDEIKEYNRKEGNEDKISDWNSIFDKNTERKTENIIKVIKEHKIKEEFLAEIENIAENNSYYAVRSSSIEEDSSNFSFAGQFETYLYVKKENIIEKVKEVWISSFSNHVMKYRKEGKINNEINVPAVIIQEMVNSEKAGVGFSVNPVNGNYDEIVISGTYGLGTSIVDGDENGDLFIYNKKTKEIKKEIRTKKIRQVLDFENKKIKTEEINIEDEVLNDSEVQELGENIINIEKYYGKPQDMEWAFEKGKLYILQSRPITTLKKADEKTANVIIWDNSNIVESYPEITLPLTFSFIRKAYSDVYKRFSEITGVPPKVVESYQVVYDNMLGLLKGRVYYNLINWYKLLMLFPNSRNNSKFMEQMMGVKKELSEEDINENLLEAEEKMSSWEKFRNRIEKLKAGTTLFLNMFLIENKAKKFYKLIDENLNGKNSRLEEKSVKDLKKYYKFLENKFLKNWEIPIINDFLVMVWFGLSKKAAEKYIKENFEEVHNILIAQEGSDMISVEPSKYIMKMSNIIKKDKDLQNEIKGIIEKAATDINIENLTRNKEFNSLLEEYMQKFGDRTVHELKLEALTLREDPLFLIRMVYSISMTKEVTEHSKRNISEEQNKIYENLKISPLKKFILKKTVSYAKKFIRLRENLRYERTKVFGMVRKIMKKMGTYLKEENIIVHERDVFYLTIDEIFGLIDGALIDTDLKKLIDLRKEKYKEYEEGAVLPDRFLTRGFLGENFHYEDLIGNEQGDKNILKGTGCSKGVVKGKVKIVLNPMNTEVEDGDIVVTKSTDPSWVMVFPLLKGLIVEKGSLLSHSAIISREMNIPAIVGVQGAVTALKTGDFVQFDGSTGIIKKLNEI, encoded by the coding sequence ATGAAATATATCTATAATATTGAAAAAACAAAAGATTATACTGAAAAAATTGATTTTGAAAAAAAAATAGGAAAAAAGGCACAGAATTTACTTGAACTGGCAGTTCAGGGATTTAATGTGCCTAAATTTTCAGTAGTTACAAATAAATATTTCAGGGAAGTAATACTAGATGAGATAAAAGAATATAACAGAAAAGAAGGAAATGAAGATAAAATAAGTGACTGGAACAGCATATTTGATAAAAATACAGAAAGAAAGACAGAAAATATAATAAAAGTCATAAAAGAGCATAAAATTAAGGAAGAATTTTTGGCAGAAATAGAAAACATAGCAGAAAACAATAGCTATTATGCTGTAAGATCTTCTTCAATAGAGGAAGACAGCAGTAATTTTTCATTTGCAGGTCAGTTTGAAACATATCTATATGTAAAAAAGGAAAATATAATTGAAAAAGTGAAGGAAGTATGGATTTCTTCCTTTTCAAATCATGTCATGAAATATAGAAAAGAAGGAAAAATAAACAATGAAATAAATGTTCCGGCAGTAATAATTCAGGAAATGGTAAATTCTGAAAAGGCCGGAGTCGGATTCAGTGTAAATCCCGTAAATGGAAATTATGATGAAATTGTAATTTCAGGAACTTATGGCCTGGGAACAAGCATAGTTGATGGGGATGAAAATGGAGACCTGTTTATATATAATAAAAAAACGAAGGAAATAAAAAAGGAAATAAGAACTAAAAAAATAAGACAGGTTTTAGATTTTGAAAACAAGAAAATAAAGACAGAAGAAATAAATATTGAAGATGAAGTATTAAATGACAGCGAAGTACAGGAACTGGGTGAAAATATCATAAATATTGAAAAATATTATGGAAAACCTCAGGATATGGAATGGGCATTTGAAAAGGGAAAACTTTACATATTGCAGTCAAGACCGATAACAACATTAAAAAAAGCAGATGAAAAAACAGCAAATGTAATAATATGGGACAACAGTAATATTGTAGAAAGCTACCCTGAAATTACTCTTCCTCTTACCTTCAGCTTTATAAGAAAAGCCTATTCTGATGTATATAAAAGATTTTCAGAAATTACTGGAGTGCCTCCGAAGGTTGTTGAAAGCTATCAGGTTGTATATGACAACATGCTTGGATTATTAAAGGGAAGAGTTTACTATAATCTGATAAACTGGTACAAACTTCTCATGCTGTTTCCTAATTCACGTAATAACAGTAAATTTATGGAGCAGATGATGGGGGTGAAAAAGGAACTGTCTGAAGAAGATATAAATGAAAACCTTCTGGAAGCGGAAGAAAAAATGTCTTCGTGGGAAAAATTCAGAAACAGGATTGAAAAGCTGAAGGCAGGGACAACATTATTCCTAAATATGTTTCTGATTGAGAATAAGGCTAAAAAGTTTTATAAACTTATAGATGAAAATCTTAACGGAAAAAATAGCAGGCTGGAAGAAAAAAGTGTGAAGGACTTGAAAAAATATTATAAATTTCTTGAAAATAAATTTTTGAAAAACTGGGAAATTCCTATTATAAATGATTTTCTTGTAATGGTATGGTTTGGCCTTTCAAAAAAAGCAGCTGAAAAATATATAAAGGAAAATTTTGAGGAAGTGCATAATATTCTTATTGCTCAGGAAGGTAGCGACATGATAAGTGTTGAGCCTTCAAAATATATTATGAAAATGAGCAATATAATAAAAAAGGATAAGGATTTACAGAATGAAATAAAAGGGATAATTGAAAAGGCTGCAACAGACATTAATATTGAAAATTTAACTAGGAATAAAGAATTTAACTCATTACTGGAAGAATATATGCAAAAATTTGGTGACAGGACAGTGCATGAGCTGAAGCTTGAAGCATTGACATTGAGGGAAGATCCGTTATTTTTAATTAGAATGGTATATTCGATTTCAATGACAAAGGAAGTAACGGAACATAGTAAAAGGAACATTTCAGAGGAACAGAACAAAATATATGAAAATCTTAAAATCAGTCCATTGAAAAAATTTATACTGAAAAAAACAGTATCCTATGCAAAAAAATTTATTCGATTAAGGGAAAATCTACGATATGAAAGAACAAAGGTTTTTGGCATGGTCAGAAAAATTATGAAAAAAATGGGAACTTACCTGAAGGAAGAAAATATAATAGTTCATGAAAGGGATGTATTTTATCTGACAATTGACGAAATTTTTGGGCTGATAGACGGGGCATTAATTGATACAGATTTGAAAAAGCTGATAGATTTAAGAAAGGAAAAATATAAGGAATATGAAGAAGGAGCTGTCCTTCCTGACAGATTTTTAACGAGGGGATTTTTAGGAGAAAACTTCCATTATGAAGATTTGATAGGAAATGAACAGGGAGATAAAAATATTCTTAAGGGAACAGGATGCAGCAAGGGAGTAGTTAAAGGAAAAGTAAAAATTGTACTAAATCCTATGAATACTGAAGTTGAAGACGGAGATATTGTTGTTACAAAATCTACGGATCCAAGCTGGGTTATGGTTTTTCCTTTATTAAAGGGGCTTATAGTGGAAAAAGGAAGTCTTTTATCACATAGTGCAATTATTTCACGTGAAATGAATATACCTGCCATAGTTGGAGTACAGGGAGCAGTAACAGCCTTAAAAACAGGAGATTTTGTCCAGTTTGACGGAAGTACGGGAATAATAAAAAAGTTAAATGAAATATAA